A window of Cryptomeria japonica chromosome 3, Sugi_1.0, whole genome shotgun sequence contains these coding sequences:
- the LOC131050248 gene encoding LEAF RUST 10 DISEASE-RESISTANCE LOCUS RECEPTOR-LIKE PROTEIN KINASE-like 1.5: MQSHIFLCSVYLILFFCKCCCSQDSGYNNCSTAAHCGSLGVIPYPFSVSHGCGHPGFLLQCHDNNTLLLKVNQGVYRILSFNAYYDLSSKFKRPTATIADENLFRSPCGFPNTTFNSSGSRFSLTREDYKEIANLLLDCPDIQQLQNVYSPCNNSCAFCREHHCYFAYSYDSTKLKKFTKQCNLIQVPLKNNTRANKKPLHELLLEGFQVEWNASDGHFVKCKGCLETGGLCGYHYRNRFVCYCRNGAHLDNCHTGNRIGGAKSSGLKSQMGVIIGGCIGCMVLIAIAASYMVIYRTKRDSSSSTHSLHADEMKRALSSLKLPVFIYKDLETATNFFDESRQIGDGAFHCVYQATLGDGQIAAVKKLYLDNSMSTEQFVNHIRILSSLSHPNLVRLMGFCQHGHVLLLVYDYAPNGTLADHLHGKRRTPQGLPWKTRLDITLQIARALEYLHFSLRPPVFHRDVKSSNILVDMDFRVKVADFGLCGLLSTEASCVSTIPHLTPGCLDPDCNEPCQLTDKSDVYSFGVLLFEIISGMKAGDSAKSRREVNLACLAKSKIQSGAVHELIDQRIGIESDPVINVMARRVCEVGFACLALKKDERPDMMKVVVQLEQVRRIGYGSSELFYTHKDKT; encoded by the exons ATGCAATCCCACATTTTCCTCTGTTCTGTGTACCTGATTTTATTCTTCTGCAAATGCTGCTGCAGCCAGGATTCGGGCTACAACAACTGCTCAACTGCAGCACACTGTGGCAGCTTGGGAGTTATCCCATACCCATTTTCAGTCTCACATGGATGTGGGCACCCTGGATTTCTACTGCAATGTCATGACAATAACACCCTGCTGCTGAAGGTCAATCAAGGAGTCTATAGAATATTGAGTTTTAATGCATATTATGACCTTTCCTCAAAATTTAAGAGACCAACAGCCACCATTGCTGATGAAAATCTGTTTAGAAGTCCTTGTGGTTTTCCAAATACCACTTTCAATTCTAGTGGTTCTAGGTTCAGCCTTACTCGTGAAGACTACAAGGAGATAGCCAACTTGTTGCTTGATTGTCCTGACATTCAACAGTTGCAGAATGTGTATTCACCTTGCAATAACAGCTGTGCTTTTTGTAGAGAGCATCACTGTTATTTTGCATATTCTTATGATAGTACCAAGCTCAAGAAATTCACTAAACAATGTAATTTAATCCAAGTTCCCTTGAAGAACAATACGAGAGCTAATAAGAAGCCATTGCATGAACTGTTATTGGAAGGATTCCAAGTGGAATGGAACGCAAGTGATGGGCACTTTGTCAAGTGCAAGGGTTGTTTGGAAACTGGTGGCCTATGTGGATACCATTACAGAAACAGATTTGTGTGCTACTGCCGCAATGGTGCACATTTGGACAATTGCCATACAG GAAATAGGATTGGTGGAGCAAAGTCCTCCGGACTCAAATCTCAGATGGGAGTGATAATAG GAGGTTGCATCGGATGCATGGTTCTGATAGCTATAGCAGCATCCTACATGGTAATCTACAGGACTAAAAGGGATTCGTCTTCAAGCACCCATAGCCTTCATGCAGATGAGATGAAACGAGCATTATCAAGTTTGAAACTGCCAGTTTTCATATACAAGGACCTCGAAACAGCAACAAATTTCTTCGATGAGAGCAGACAAATAGGAGATGGAGCCTTCCATTGTGTATATCAGGCCACATTAGGGGATGGACAAATTGCTGCAGTGAAGAAACTGTATCTGGATAACTCAATGAGTACAGAGCAATTTGTGAATCATATTAGAATTCTATCATCTCTGTCACATCCAAATTTGGTTCGCCTTATGGGCTTCTGTCAACATGGGCATGTTCTCCTTTTAGTCTATGATTATGCCCCTAATGGTACTCTAGCTGATCATCTGCATGGAAAAAGGAGAACACCACAAGGGCTACCTTGGAAGACAAGACTAGATATAACTTTGCAAATTGCAAGAGCATTAGAATATCTGCATTTTTCTCTTCGTCCACCTGTGTTTCACAGAGATGTTAAGTCCAGTAACATCCTTGTAGACATGGACTTCAGGGTAAAAGTTGCTGATTTTGGACTCTGCGGACTTTTGTCAACTGAAGCATCCTGTGTGTCTACAATTCCTCATTTAACACCTGGTTGTCTTGATCCTGATTGCAATGAACCCTGCCAACTTACAGACAAAAGTGATGTATATAGTTTTGGGGTGCTGTTATTTGAGATAATCAGTGGTATGAAAGCAGGGGACAGTGCAAAAAGCAGACGGGAAGTTAACCTCGCATGCCTGGCAAAGTCAAAGATCCAAAGTGGGGCTGTACATGAACTCATCGATCAAAGGATTGGGATTGAATCTGATCCCGTGATAAATGTAATGGCTAGGAGGGTTTGTGAAGTGGGGTTTGCATGCTTGGCATTGAAGAAAGATGAGCGGCCAGATATGATGAAAGTTGTTGTTCAGCTTGAACAAGTCAGACGAATAGGGTATGGTTCATCTGAGTTGTTTTATACACACAAGGATAAAACGTAG